The following proteins are co-located in the Barnesiella propionica genome:
- a CDS encoding site-specific integrase: MGRKKKSLIEKSPFKLRHRKLADGRLSLFLDRSVDGGHEYEFLQLYLMPETSAKARRQNAQTLRKAEDIQRERTEALLNAKVGTVPESKSSDMLLSDWMTIVRKNHEHREARDLNGIDNARKNLLKFRADVRLCDVDRQFYIDYIDWLRSSCKTAWGKQITPKTAHSYYTTLRTALNEAVRERLIESNPWYKLEMTEKIKVPESKRDFLTIEEIKKMIATPFFNEQVRQAYLFSCFCGLRISDIRKLRWRDISISGGQWLVSVVMTKTTNPVYIPLSSQAVKWLPERNGCTPDGLVFGGLPNTSNLCVSLKNWADKAGVKKNVTFHTARHSCAVLLLTLGADIYTVSKILGHRSVRATQVYAKIVDKKKDDAITLVDDAF; the protein is encoded by the coding sequence ATGGGAAGAAAAAAGAAATCATTAATAGAGAAATCTCCGTTCAAGTTACGTCACCGTAAACTGGCGGACGGACGTTTATCCCTGTTTCTTGACCGTAGTGTAGACGGCGGGCATGAGTACGAGTTTCTGCAACTCTACCTCATGCCGGAAACATCTGCCAAAGCAAGGCGGCAAAATGCGCAGACACTCCGCAAGGCGGAAGATATTCAGCGAGAACGGACAGAAGCCCTGCTCAATGCGAAGGTGGGAACAGTACCGGAAAGCAAATCTTCCGATATGCTGCTGTCCGACTGGATGACCATTGTCCGCAAGAACCACGAACACCGGGAAGCACGCGACCTGAACGGAATCGACAACGCCCGTAAAAACTTGCTGAAATTCCGTGCAGATGTCAGGCTCTGTGATGTGGACAGACAGTTTTACATTGATTATATCGACTGGCTTCGTTCTTCCTGCAAGACCGCATGGGGAAAACAGATTACTCCCAAGACGGCTCATTCCTATTATACCACTTTGCGTACCGCTTTGAACGAGGCTGTACGTGAGAGACTGATTGAATCAAATCCTTGGTACAAACTGGAGATGACCGAGAAAATCAAAGTTCCCGAAAGCAAACGGGATTTTCTGACCATCGAGGAGATAAAGAAAATGATAGCCACGCCATTTTTTAACGAGCAGGTACGGCAGGCATACCTGTTTTCCTGTTTTTGCGGACTTCGTATCAGTGACATACGGAAATTGCGTTGGCGTGACATTTCCATATCAGGCGGGCAATGGCTCGTGTCGGTAGTAATGACAAAGACCACCAATCCCGTTTATATCCCCCTTTCGTCCCAAGCGGTAAAATGGTTGCCGGAACGTAATGGCTGTACACCGGATGGCCTTGTCTTTGGAGGGCTGCCCAATACAAGCAACCTTTGTGTCAGTCTCAAGAACTGGGCTGATAAGGCAGGCGTAAAGAAGAACGTGACATTCCACACGGCACGTCATTCATGTGCGGTGCTGCTGCTGACGCTCGGAGCGGACATCTATACCGTTTCCAAAATCCTCGGCCACCGTTCCGTGCGTGCCACACAGGTTTATGCAAAAATAGTAGACAAGAAAAAGGACGATGCAATCACCTTGGTTGACGACGCATTCTAA
- the traK gene encoding conjugative transposon protein TraK, whose protein sequence is MVIKNLENKIRLVGIICTAFLVGCVIISLSSIWTARTMVSDAQKKVYVLDGNVPILVNRTTMDETLDVEAKSHVEMFHHYFFTLPPDDKYIRYTMEKAMYLVDETGLAQYNTLKEKGFYSNILGTSSVFSIYCDSVAFNKEKMEFTYYGRQRIERRSNILMRELVTAGQLKRVPRTENNPHGLLIVNWRTLLNKDIEQKTKINY, encoded by the coding sequence ATGGTCATCAAGAATTTGGAAAACAAAATCAGACTGGTGGGCATCATCTGTACCGCTTTTCTCGTGGGATGTGTCATCATCAGCTTGTCAAGCATCTGGACAGCCCGGACGATGGTCTCGGATGCGCAGAAGAAGGTGTATGTGCTGGACGGCAACGTGCCTATCCTCGTGAATCGCACGACAATGGACGAAACGCTTGATGTGGAAGCCAAAAGCCATGTGGAGATGTTTCATCATTATTTTTTCACGTTACCGCCGGATGACAAATATATCCGCTATACGATGGAAAAAGCGATGTATTTAGTCGATGAGACGGGGTTGGCACAATACAACACGCTCAAGGAAAAGGGTTTCTACTCCAACATTTTGGGTACGAGTTCGGTGTTCTCCATCTATTGCGACAGCGTGGCTTTCAACAAGGAGAAGATGGAGTTCACCTACTACGGACGGCAGCGCATCGAGCGACGGAGCAATATCCTGATGCGTGAACTGGTGACGGCAGGACAGCTCAAGCGTGTACCCCGAACAGAGAACAATCCGCATGGGCTGCTTATCGTGAACTGGCGTACCCTGCTGAACAAGGACATCGAACAGAAAACGAAGATCAACTACTAA
- a CDS encoding DNA N-6-adenine-methyltransferase: protein MNTRFEKSVRSSDEWYTPKEVLKALGRFDLDPCAPVHPLWPTAEVMYDRDMDGLSLKWEGRVWLNPPYSRPLIEQFVRKLAEHGNGIALLFNRCDSKMFQDVIFEKATGMKFLRHRIRFYRPDGTRGDSPGCGSILIAFGVENAEVLKNCSIEGKYVQLN, encoded by the coding sequence ATGAATACACGATTTGAAAAATCAGTCCGCTCGTCGGACGAATGGTACACCCCGAAGGAGGTGCTGAAAGCGTTAGGCAGGTTCGACCTTGACCCTTGCGCCCCTGTCCATCCGTTGTGGCCGACCGCCGAGGTCATGTATGACCGGGACATGGACGGATTGTCCCTGAAATGGGAAGGGCGTGTATGGCTCAATCCTCCGTACTCGCGTCCCCTTATCGAACAGTTTGTCCGAAAGTTGGCGGAACACGGCAACGGCATCGCGCTGTTGTTCAACCGTTGCGATTCCAAAATGTTTCAGGACGTCATTTTCGAGAAAGCGACGGGCATGAAATTCCTGCGCCACCGCATCCGGTTTTACCGCCCGGACGGAACACGCGGCGATTCTCCCGGTTGCGGCAGCATCCTGATCGCATTCGGAGTGGAAAACGCAGAAGTGCTGAAAAACTGCAGCATTGAAGGCAAGTATGTACAACTCAATTAA
- the traM gene encoding conjugative transposon protein TraM encodes MMKIFDKINFREPKYMLPAVLYIPLLVASYFIFDLFQTETAEIPDKTLQTTEFLNPDLPDARLKGGDGIGSKYENMAKSWGKIQDYSAVDNIERDEPDDNKEEYESQYTVDDIALLDEQQQEKAAAAQIADAKTREQEALAELEKALAEARLRGRNEVLPATDTDSTASAQPPTATIEVKGKIEEESRSVKAPSENEPPSEVVRKVKTASDYFNTLAVNAREPKLIKAIIDEDIKAVDGSRVRLRLLDDVEINECVVKRGSYLYATMSGFSSGRVKGNITSILIEDELVKVSLSLYDTDGMEGLYVPNSQFRETSKDVASGAVSGNLNMNTGSYGNSLSQWGMQAATNAYQKTSNAIGKAIKKNKVKLKYGTFVYLVNGREKQ; translated from the coding sequence ATGATGAAGATATTTGATAAAATCAATTTCAGGGAGCCGAAGTATATGCTTCCGGCTGTCCTGTATATCCCGCTTCTGGTTGCATCGTACTTCATCTTCGACCTGTTTCAGACCGAAACGGCGGAGATTCCGGACAAGACGCTGCAGACAACGGAGTTTTTGAACCCCGATTTGCCGGATGCCCGGCTTAAAGGCGGTGACGGCATAGGCAGCAAGTACGAGAACATGGCCAAATCATGGGGTAAGATACAGGATTACTCCGCAGTGGATAACATAGAACGAGATGAACCCGATGACAACAAGGAAGAATATGAATCGCAATACACGGTGGACGACATCGCCCTGCTCGATGAGCAACAGCAGGAAAAGGCTGCGGCAGCGCAAATTGCCGATGCCAAGACGCGCGAGCAAGAAGCTCTCGCGGAACTGGAGAAAGCCCTTGCCGAAGCAAGGTTGAGAGGACGCAATGAGGTATTACCGGCGACCGATACGGACAGTACCGCATCGGCGCAACCCCCGACGGCAACCATAGAGGTTAAGGGAAAAATAGAGGAAGAGAGCCGTTCGGTAAAAGCCCCGTCAGAGAACGAACCGCCCAGCGAAGTGGTACGCAAGGTAAAGACGGCTTCGGATTACTTCAATACGCTTGCGGTCAATGCCCGTGAACCGAAACTGATAAAGGCCATTATCGACGAGGACATCAAAGCGGTGGACGGCTCGCGTGTGCGGTTGCGTCTGCTCGACGACGTGGAGATCAACGAGTGCGTGGTCAAACGAGGGTCGTATCTGTATGCCACCATGAGCGGCTTCTCGTCGGGGCGTGTGAAGGGGAACATCACCAGCATTCTCATCGAGGACGAACTGGTGAAGGTCAGCCTGTCCCTTTACGACACGGACGGCATGGAGGGGCTTTATGTACCGAACAGCCAGTTCCGGGAAACGAGCAAGGATGTGGCAAGCGGTGCGGTGTCGGGGAATCTGAACATGAATACCGGCAGTTACGGCAACAGTCTCTCGCAATGGGGAATGCAAGCCGCTACGAATGCCTACCAGAAAACGAGCAATGCCATCGGCAAAGCTATCAAAAAAAATAAGGTAAAGCTGAAATACGGCACTTTCGTCTATCTGGTGAACGGACGTGAGAAACAGTAA
- a CDS encoding DNA-methyltransferase has product MIEIDNIYNMDCIEGMKLMANGSVDAVIADLPYGVLNRSNKAVHWDRQIPLEALWEQYRRITKPGSPVILFAQGIFSARLMLSQPRMWRYNLVWRKDRVTGHLNANRMPLRQHEDIIVFYDRQPVYHPQMMPCPPERKNHGRRKTDGFTNRCYGEMKLAPVRVAEDKYPTSVISIPKEHKTGAFYHPTQKPVALIEYLMRTYTNEGDVVLDNCIGSGTTAIAAIRTGRHYIGFEIEPTYCEIAGRRIREELERGHGIKESEIREIKK; this is encoded by the coding sequence ATGATAGAGATTGACAACATATATAATATGGACTGTATCGAGGGCATGAAGCTCATGGCGAACGGCAGTGTCGATGCCGTGATAGCGGATTTGCCTTACGGCGTGTTGAACCGTAGCAACAAGGCGGTACACTGGGACAGGCAGATACCGCTCGAAGCGTTGTGGGAACAGTACCGCAGGATCACCAAGCCGGGAAGCCCCGTTATCCTCTTTGCGCAGGGCATCTTCTCGGCGCGGCTCATGCTCTCGCAACCCCGGATGTGGCGGTATAACCTCGTGTGGCGGAAAGACCGGGTAACGGGTCACCTGAATGCCAACCGGATGCCGCTACGCCAGCATGAGGACATCATCGTGTTCTACGACCGTCAGCCGGTATATCATCCTCAGATGATGCCGTGTCCACCGGAACGGAAAAATCATGGACGGCGCAAGACGGACGGTTTCACGAACCGCTGTTACGGTGAAATGAAACTGGCTCCGGTGCGTGTTGCCGAAGACAAGTACCCGACCTCTGTCATTTCCATACCCAAGGAACACAAGACAGGAGCATTCTATCATCCGACACAGAAGCCGGTAGCCTTGATAGAGTACCTGATGCGCACCTATACCAACGAGGGCGATGTGGTGCTGGACAACTGCATCGGTTCGGGTACGACCGCCATTGCCGCCATCCGCACGGGACGGCATTACATCGGATTCGAGATTGAACCGACGTATTGCGAAATTGCCGGACGACGGATTCGGGAGGAACTGGAACGTGGTCATGGGATTAAAGAAAGCGAAATAAGGGAAATAAAGAAATAA
- the traN gene encoding conjugative transposon protein TraN, translated as MNKKIIVTAFLLAAGLFATRNAQAQRTYEEMERLTVNEQVTTVITATEPVRFVDISTDKVAGDQPIENIIRLKPKETGHEDGEVLAIVTIVTERYRTQYALIYTTRISEAVADKEIQLQERDAYNNPTVSMSTADMVRFARRVWNSPAKIRNVATKAHRMVMRLNNIYSVGDYFFIDFSIENKTNIRFDIDEIRVKLSDKKLSKATNAQTIELTPALVLEHGKTFKHGYRNVIVVKKMTFPNDKLLTIEMTEQQISGRNISLNIDYEDVLSADSFNTALLEEE; from the coding sequence ATGAACAAGAAAATAATTGTAACTGCATTTCTTCTGGCGGCAGGACTTTTTGCCACACGGAACGCACAGGCTCAGCGTACATACGAAGAGATGGAACGGCTGACTGTCAATGAACAGGTAACGACCGTCATCACAGCCACGGAACCGGTCCGCTTCGTGGATATTTCCACAGACAAGGTGGCGGGCGACCAACCCATTGAGAACATCATCCGGTTGAAGCCCAAAGAGACGGGACACGAGGACGGTGAAGTGCTGGCCATCGTCACCATCGTAACGGAACGCTATCGCACGCAGTATGCACTCATCTACACCACGCGGATAAGCGAGGCGGTGGCAGACAAGGAAATTCAGCTACAGGAACGGGATGCCTACAACAATCCTACGGTCTCGATGTCCACAGCCGACATGGTGCGTTTTGCAAGACGGGTGTGGAACTCGCCCGCGAAAATCCGCAACGTGGCGACCAAGGCGCACCGAATGGTAATGCGCCTGAACAATATTTACTCGGTGGGCGACTATTTCTTCATCGACTTTTCCATCGAGAACAAAACGAACATCCGTTTCGACATCGACGAGATACGGGTGAAACTGTCGGACAAGAAACTTTCGAAGGCAACCAACGCGCAGACCATCGAGCTGACGCCTGCCCTGGTATTGGAACACGGCAAGACGTTCAAGCACGGCTACCGGAACGTGATTGTCGTGAAAAAGATGACCTTTCCGAACGACAAGCTGCTGACCATCGAAATGACGGAACAACAAATCAGCGGGCGCAATATCAGCCTGAACATTGACTACGAGGATGTGCTGTCGGCCGATTCATTTAACACCGCTTTATTGGAGGAGGAATGA